In the Wyeomyia smithii strain HCP4-BCI-WySm-NY-G18 chromosome 2, ASM2978416v1, whole genome shotgun sequence genome, one interval contains:
- the LOC129723937 gene encoding cleavage and polyadenylation specificity factor subunit 5 produces MAAQSINKTGSGWPRRTSQGTMNDISKPQSNQSMTLNRTINLYPLTNYTFGTKEPLFEKDPSVPARFQRMRDEFDKIGMRRSVEGVLLVHEHGLPHVLLLQLGTTFFKLPGGELSAGEDEVEGLKRLLTETLGRQDGVKQDWIVEDTIGNWWRPNFEPPQYPYIPPHITKPKEHKRLFLVQLHEKALFAVPKNYKLVAAPLFELYDNSQGYGPIISSLPQALCRFNFIYM; encoded by the exons ATGGCAGCTCAGTCCATCAACAAAACCGGCTCCGGTTGGCCAAGAAGAACCAGCCAAGGAACGATGAACGATATCAGTAAACCACAGAGCAATCAGTCGATGACGCTAAACCGAACTATAAATCT TTATCCACTTACAAATTACACATTTGGCACAAAAGAACCCCTCTTCGAAAAGGACCCTTCCGTACCGGCTCGATTCCAGCGGATGCGGGACGAGTTTGATAAGATAGGAATGCGCCGCTCGGTGGAAGGAGTGTTGCTG GTTCACGAACACGGTCTTCCACACGTTCTGCTGCTTCAGCTTGGAACGACCTTTTTCAAACTACCCGGTGGGGAACTGAGCGCTGGCGAAGACGAGGTTGAAGGTCTCAAACGATTACTGACTGAG ACTCTAGGCCGGCAGGATGGCGTCAAGCAGGACTGGATCGTCGAGGACACCATCGGCAACTGGTGGCGGCCGAACTTCGAACCACCGCAGTATCCGTACATTCCGCCACACATCACCAAGCCGAAGGAGCACAAGCGACTGTTTCTGGTACAGCTGCACGAGAAGG CTCTTTTTGCCGTACCGAAAAACTACAAGCTAGTAGCGGCCCCACTGTTTGAATTGTACGACAACTCTCAGGGATACGGTCCAATCATTTCGTCGCTTCCGCAGGCATTGTGTCG ATTTAACTTCATCTACATGTAA
- the LOC129723332 gene encoding probable small nuclear ribonucleoprotein Sm D1 → MKLVRFLMKLSHETVTIELKNGTQVHGTITGVDVAMNTHLKAVKMTIKNRDPVQLDSLSIRGNNIRYYILPDSLPLETLLIDDAPKTRAKKREANRGGQRGRGRGTRGGRGGPRGGRGGPRGRGRR, encoded by the exons ATGAAATTAGTAAG GTTTTTGATGAAACTTAGCCATGAAACGGTGACAAtcgagttgaaaaatggaacTCAGGTTCATGGCACCATAACTGGAGTCGATGTTGCGATGAACACCCACTTGAAGGCTGTTAAAATGACCATCAAGAATCGAGATCCCGTTCAGCTAGATTCGCTCAGTATTCGGGGTAACAATATACGGTATTACATCCTGCCTGACAGTTTGCCACTAGAGACACTGCTGATTGACGATGCTCCTAAAACTAGGGCAAAGAAGCGCGAAGCGAATCGCGGTGGTCAACGGGGACGAGGCAGAGGCACTAGAG GTGGTCGTGGTGGTCCAAGAGGAGGACGTGGTGGACCTCGAGGTCGAGGCAGACGTTGA
- the LOC129723936 gene encoding enkurin, whose amino-acid sequence MSIVNIYHHNENIYNVEKKPPERPPKPPLYHSRFEHQVRRETKFCKDSHRTMGYAKLPQPKPNEFLKKNCGVRYRATKSAPVRLCADHKPPVPKIGELTPNNQQVMRRVDFKVENIKKVVAASPKKMRPRYADTRKGDFHDLEKSGLMPVYKCQPKYGKVPKYLERRKKDLEVQKHRMVETMAEQVPNGFLVTQEERLELLKGLKQNWENLQREYQSLPLLIDTVPKMIRKAKLEKNLKELEKDILRVESCPYIFVQDEENEAAGTN is encoded by the exons ATGTCAATTGTGAACATCTATCATCACAACGAGAATATCTACAACGTAGAGAAGAAACCTCCGGAACGACCACCAAAGCCACCTCTCTATCACTCACGCTTCGAGCACCAGGTTCGCCGGGAAACGAAATTCTGCAAGGACTCTCACCGCACTATGGGCTACGCTAAACTTCCCCAACCGAAACCGAACGAGTTTCTGAAAAAGAATTGCGGGGTTCGCTATCGGGCCACCAAATCGGCCCCCGTTCGCCTTTGTGCAGACCACAAGCCACCGGTACCAAAAATAGGAGAACTGACCCCTAACAACCAGCAGGTAATGCGGCGCGTTGACTTCAAagttgaaaacataaaaaaagtaGTCGCTGCCAGTCCGAAAAAAATGCGCCCTCGGTACGCCGACACTCGTAAAGGTGACTTCCACGATCTGGAAAAATCTGGCCTAATGCCGGTCTACAAGTGTCAACCCAAGTACGGCAAAGTACCCAAATACCTTGAGCGGCGAAAGAAAGATCTGGAAGTGCAAAAACATCGCATGGTCGAAACGATGGCCGAACAAGTGCCAAACGGATTCCTAGTCACGCAGGAGGAACGACTAGAATTGCTAAAg GGGCTCAAGCAAAACTGGGAAAACCTACAGCGGGAATACCAGAGTCTTCCACTGCTGATAGATACCGTTCCGAAAATGATACGCAAGGCTAAGCTTGAGAAGAATCTTAAGGAGCTAGAGAAAGACATTCTGCGCGTCGAAAGTTGTCCGTATATTTTTGTGCAGGACGAGGAGAATGAAGCAGCCGGAACAAACTGA
- the LOC129722347 gene encoding E3 ubiquitin-protein ligase parkin, whose protein sequence is MVFVSKCKINEWGFINNRITMFDLVGLIKSMIYNVLTIFSFGRKKLSNTLSIYVKTNTGSTLAVDLEPHMDIKDVKTMVAPHLGLEPREVKIIFAGKELSDAITISECDLGQQTIIHAVRAKAILRRMNDKRLLESNVDETASTKPLCETMTDLRMIECSEEEMRASGEVRKKAHFFVYCSQCEKVCTGKLRVRCGICKSGAFTVHRDPACWDDVLKKKRITGHCEDYDVPCVENESGDPPFTEFYFKCAEHLSGGEKDFAAPLKLINTNHKNIPCIACTDVSETVVVFPCEAGHVTCLECFRQYCISRLLERQFVEHPSVGCTLQCPVGCEGSYIDDVHHFRLLSNEQYDRYQRFATEEYVLRNGGVLCPQPGCGMGLLVNPECKRVQCVGGCGFVFCRNCLQGYHLGECLETPQPNSETSSGYTIDPLRACDARWDEATKIAIKVTTKPCPQCRTATERDGGCMHMVCTRSGCGYEWCWVCQTAWTRDCMAAHWFG, encoded by the exons ATGGTTTTTGTGTCGAAATGTAAAATTAACGAGTGGGGATTTATCAATAACCGCATAACGATGTTCGATTTGGTCGGATTAATAAAAAGCATGATCTACAATGTGTTAACCATATTTTCTTTCGGTCGCAAAAAACTGAGCAATACGCTTAGTATTTACGTGAAAACCAACACTGGGAGCACGCTGGCGGTAGACCTAGAACCACACATGGATATCAAGGACGTGAAAACGATGGTCGCTCCTCATCTTGGATTAGAACCAAGGGAGGTAAAAATAATATTCGCTGGAAAAGAATTGTCCGATGCCATCACGATTAGT GAGTGCGACTTGGGACAGCAAACAATTATTCACGCTGTTAGGGCAAAAGCGATACTTAGAAGAATGAATGATAAAAGACTTTTAGAAAGTAATGTAGATGAGACTGCTTCCACTAAACCGCTTTGCGAGACAATGACAGATTTGCGAATGATAGAATGTAGTGAAGAAGAGATGCGAGCTTCCGGCGAGGTTAGAAAAAAGGCCCATTTCTTCGTGTACTGCTCTCAGTGCGAAAAGGTTTGCACCGGTAAGCTGAGAGTGCGTTGTGGCATCTGCAAAAGCGGAGCTTTCACTGTACACAGGGATCCGGCCTGTTGGGATGACGTTCTGAAAAAGAAAAGAATCACAGGACATTGTGAGGACTATGACGTTCCTTGTGTG GAAAACGAATCAGGCGATCCTCCATTTACGGAGTTTTACTTCAAATGCGCCGAACATTTATCAGGCGGGGAAAAAGACTTCGCAGCTCCACTCAAACTTATAAATACCAATCACAAAAATATTCCCTGCATCGCGTGTACAGACGTAAG TGAAACTGTTGTTGTATTTCCTTGCGAAGCTGGACATGTGACTTGCTTGGAATGCTTTCGGCAATACTGCATCTCGAGATTGTTGGAACGTCAATTTGTGGAACATCCGTCCGTTGGTTGCACCCTGCAGTGCCCCGTAGGCTGCGAAGGTTCCTACATAGATGATGTACATCACTTCAGGTTACTGTCGAATGAACAG TATGACAGGTATCAACGCTTCGCTACAGAGGAATACGTACTTAGGAATGGCGGAGTTTTATGTCCTCAACCAGGCTGTGGAATGGGTCTGCTAGTGAACCCAGAATGTAAACGAGTTCAATGTGTAGGCGGTTGTGGG TTTGTTTTTTGCCGGAACTGCCTACAAGGTTACCATCTCGGGGAATGTCTGGAAACGCCACAACCTAACTCAGAAACATCCTCAGGTTACACAATCGATCCACTGCGAGCTTGTGATGCACGTTGGGATGAAGCAACGAAAATTGCCATCAAAGTAACGACCAAACCGTGTCCGCAGTGTCGAACCGCAACCGAACGGGACGGAGGATGTATGCACATGGTTTGTACCCGATCCGGTTGTGGATACGAGTGGTGCTGGGTGTGTCAAACCGCCTGGACACGGGACTGCATGGCTGCGCACTGGTTCGGATAG